One genomic window of Psychrobacillus sp. INOP01 includes the following:
- a CDS encoding SET domain-containing protein, with protein sequence MIEVKTSPLSDGEFNRGVFAKCDIKKGVLFHEAPVISYPNDQHQYIEQTILGDYAFEYGINHSAILLGYGMLFNHSYEPNAMYEINFNNHTFDFYAYTNIKAGDEILINYNGDIDNKDKLWFDEE encoded by the coding sequence ATGATTGAGGTAAAAACATCTCCATTAAGTGATGGAGAATTTAATAGAGGGGTATTTGCTAAATGTGATATCAAAAAAGGAGTGCTTTTCCATGAAGCACCTGTCATTTCGTATCCAAACGACCAGCATCAATACATTGAGCAAACCATACTTGGTGATTACGCTTTTGAATATGGGATAAATCATTCTGCTATCCTTCTTGGTTATGGAATGTTGTTTAACCATTCTTATGAACCTAATGCAATGTACGAGATTAACTTTAATAATCACACATTTGACTTCTATGCTTATACAAATATAAAAGCAGGAGATGAAATTTTAATCAATTACAATGGTGACATTGATAACAAAGATAAACTGTGGTTTGATGAGGAATAA
- a CDS encoding amidohydrolase, with product MKDKLMKMLDERKDEMIQIRRYLHEHPELSFKEEKTAQYIAEFYKGKNVDVQTNVGNGYGIIVTIIGGKPGKTIGLRADFDALPILEETSVPFKSRNEGVMHACGHDGHTAYLLVLADCLIQLKSELSGTIKIIHQHAEEVPPGGAKSIVDSGLLDDLDEVYGIHLLPIAPVGMVGYNKGYAFNGRAYMKLKIQGRGGHGSSPHLANDAIVAGAHFVTAVQTIISRRLSPFDIGVITIGSFDGAGTFNVIKDSVVLEGDIRYMTVQTKETIEREVKRLVKGLEEEFDVSCELTYTPDYPPLYNNPELTEKVADALLNANVKEITEVIEVPPMAPSEDFAYYAEKFPACFFYIGCTPKGVEKPYFNHNPKFDIDEDSLLVAAKAVGQIVCSMQE from the coding sequence ATGAAAGATAAACTAATGAAAATGTTGGATGAACGTAAAGATGAAATGATTCAAATTCGCCGTTATTTACATGAACATCCTGAATTATCATTTAAGGAAGAAAAAACGGCTCAATATATTGCTGAATTTTATAAAGGAAAAAACGTCGATGTACAAACAAACGTAGGAAATGGATACGGAATTATTGTAACAATAATAGGGGGAAAACCAGGAAAAACAATTGGATTGCGGGCAGATTTTGACGCCCTTCCAATTTTAGAAGAAACGTCAGTACCATTCAAATCGAGAAATGAGGGTGTCATGCATGCATGCGGACATGATGGTCATACAGCGTACTTGTTGGTTCTTGCAGATTGTTTAATTCAGCTGAAATCAGAACTATCTGGAACTATTAAAATAATTCATCAGCATGCTGAAGAGGTTCCACCAGGTGGAGCAAAAAGTATTGTAGATTCTGGTTTGTTGGATGATTTAGATGAAGTGTATGGGATTCACTTACTGCCAATTGCTCCTGTTGGTATGGTTGGTTACAATAAAGGCTACGCGTTCAATGGTCGAGCATATATGAAATTGAAAATACAAGGTAGAGGTGGGCATGGTTCATCGCCACACTTAGCAAATGATGCAATTGTTGCGGGTGCTCATTTTGTAACCGCAGTTCAAACGATTATTAGTCGCCGATTAAGTCCTTTTGACATTGGAGTAATTACAATTGGTTCGTTTGATGGAGCTGGTACTTTTAATGTGATAAAAGATAGCGTTGTACTTGAAGGTGATATTCGGTACATGACTGTTCAAACAAAAGAAACAATTGAACGAGAAGTAAAACGTCTTGTCAAAGGGCTTGAAGAAGAGTTCGATGTAAGTTGTGAGCTTACATATACACCAGACTATCCGCCATTGTACAATAATCCTGAACTTACAGAAAAAGTGGCAGATGCACTACTAAATGCGAATGTGAAAGAAATTACAGAAGTTATAGAAGTCCCACCAATGGCACCATCGGAAGATTTTGCTTACTATGCAGAAAAGTTCCCTGCCTGTTTCTTTTATATCGGATGTACACCAAAAGGCGTTGAAAAACCATATTTCAATCATAATCCAAAATTTGATATCGATGAAGATTCACTATTAGTTGCAGCAAAAGCCGTCGGACAAATTGTTTGTAGTATGCAGGAATAA
- a CDS encoding phosphotransferase family protein, producing the protein MKYEAIEILSDALPVPELLGYWEGNDEIQGALVLSEIKGQPVSGNVDEILAYDIGIHHAKLHSVLPQENNSYKGISNVYEQWSAFSETHFYGFAEDVKEVIPENLLLQSIELFEEQRKCLPKPDGPSFIHMDFRPANIIVHENEVSGIIDFESARFGSTEMDFTKINRDIFVKNPGTLEAYKKGYQSIRPLIDLEVVLPFYRFTDAFNSLGWCKRRGIEKHQRFFNENYIILKSILLNQS; encoded by the coding sequence GTGAAGTATGAAGCAATAGAAATATTAAGTGATGCGTTACCAGTACCTGAGTTATTAGGATATTGGGAAGGGAACGATGAAATACAGGGTGCTCTTGTCCTTTCAGAGATCAAAGGGCAGCCTGTTTCTGGAAATGTTGATGAAATATTAGCCTATGATATTGGAATTCACCATGCAAAGTTGCACAGTGTGCTTCCGCAAGAAAACAATTCATATAAAGGGATTTCAAATGTCTATGAACAATGGTCAGCTTTTAGTGAAACACATTTTTATGGTTTTGCAGAAGATGTAAAAGAAGTGATACCAGAGAATTTGTTATTACAATCAATAGAACTATTCGAAGAACAACGTAAATGTCTTCCTAAACCAGACGGACCGAGCTTTATACATATGGATTTTCGACCGGCTAATATTATTGTCCATGAAAATGAAGTATCAGGAATTATTGATTTTGAAAGTGCTCGTTTTGGTTCAACGGAAATGGATTTCACAAAAATAAACCGTGATATTTTTGTGAAAAATCCAGGGACATTAGAAGCTTACAAAAAAGGTTATCAATCTATTCGTCCATTAATAGATTTAGAAGTCGTATTACCATTCTATCGCTTTACAGATGCATTTAATTCATTAGGTTGGTGTAAACGACGCGGAATCGAGAAGCATCAGCGATTTTTTAATGAGAATTATATTATTTTAAAATCTATTCTATTGAACCAAAGTTAG
- a CDS encoding flavoprotein: MDKTFSLFLNNYLDVWKASSLSELKELISINYEAREITGGDIVDFGYEESVKGWEHGFSFAKENNAQWNINVISILPLRESEIIVVLSATMVIQSKSLDTANLFFQTFRKNSVNDWKLVRSYIEAGIPYVSTNSVLFK; encoded by the coding sequence ATGGATAAAACATTTTCACTATTTTTAAATAATTATTTAGATGTTTGGAAAGCTTCATCTTTATCGGAATTGAAAGAATTAATATCAATAAATTACGAAGCTAGAGAAATAACAGGTGGAGATATAGTTGACTTTGGTTATGAAGAATCAGTAAAAGGGTGGGAACATGGTTTTAGTTTTGCTAAGGAAAATAATGCGCAATGGAATATAAATGTAATTTCCATTCTTCCTTTAAGAGAATCTGAAATTATTGTTGTTTTATCAGCTACTATGGTTATTCAGAGTAAGAGTCTTGATACAGCAAATTTATTCTTTCAAACGTTTCGAAAAAATAGTGTGAATGATTGGAAATTAGTAAGAAGTTATATAGAAGCAGGAATTCCTTATGTTAGTACAAACAGTGTGCTATTCAAATAA
- the acsA gene encoding acetate--CoA ligase translates to MKIETLQVVQGDFQLSNYEETAKNFKWEDAEKEFSWYKTGKVNMAYEAIDRHAETDKKDKVALHYQDAERKESYTFGDMKKWTDKAANVYVNHSNLSKGDRLFIFMPRSPELYFALLGATKLGLIVGPLFEAFMEGAVYDRLLDSEAKAIVTTPELLNRIPLDKLPNLETVFIVGENVEESDKFIDFKTALHNASESFEIRWVDKEDGLILHYTSGSTGKPKGILHAHYAMVQHYQSMKWVMDIREDDIYWCTADPGWVTGTSYGIFGPWLTGTTSLILGGRFSPDAWYNAIDEYGVTVWYSAPTAFRMLMGAGDAIVQQHDLSSLRHVLSVGEPLNPEVIKWGMQVFNKRIHDTWWMTETGAQMICNYGCLPIKPGSMGKPLPGIEAAIIDNQGNVVPPYTMGNLALKKGWPSMMRQVWNNKEKFDSYFINDEWYFSGDSAYMDEEGYYWFQGRVDDVIMTSGERVGPFEVESKLLEHPAILEAGVIGKPDPVRGEIIKAFVALNEGYEPSDELITDIQQFVKKGLAAHAAPREIEFKDKLPKTRSGKIMRRVLKAWELKLPTGDLSTMED, encoded by the coding sequence ATGAAAATTGAAACATTACAAGTTGTTCAAGGGGATTTCCAGTTAAGTAATTATGAGGAAACTGCAAAAAACTTTAAATGGGAAGATGCAGAGAAAGAGTTCTCATGGTATAAAACTGGAAAAGTGAATATGGCGTATGAAGCAATTGATCGTCATGCAGAGACTGATAAGAAGGATAAAGTCGCACTTCATTATCAAGATGCAGAACGTAAAGAGTCTTATACATTCGGCGATATGAAAAAATGGACGGATAAAGCCGCTAACGTATATGTAAACCATTCGAATTTGTCAAAAGGGGATCGGCTGTTTATATTCATGCCAAGATCACCCGAGCTGTATTTTGCGCTTCTTGGCGCTACAAAATTGGGCTTAATAGTTGGTCCACTTTTTGAAGCGTTCATGGAAGGTGCTGTTTACGATCGTTTACTGGATAGTGAAGCAAAAGCAATTGTCACAACGCCAGAATTATTAAATAGAATTCCATTGGATAAATTACCTAATTTAGAGACTGTGTTTATAGTAGGTGAAAATGTAGAGGAATCCGATAAGTTTATTGATTTCAAAACAGCATTACATAATGCCTCAGAATCTTTCGAAATCAGGTGGGTTGATAAAGAGGATGGACTAATTTTACATTATACTTCTGGTTCTACAGGGAAACCGAAAGGAATTTTGCACGCTCACTATGCAATGGTACAGCATTACCAATCGATGAAATGGGTAATGGATATTAGAGAAGACGATATCTATTGGTGTACAGCAGATCCAGGCTGGGTGACTGGAACATCTTATGGAATATTTGGTCCTTGGCTAACAGGAACTACATCACTTATTCTTGGGGGCAGATTCTCACCAGATGCTTGGTATAATGCCATAGATGAATACGGTGTTACTGTTTGGTATAGTGCTCCAACTGCATTCCGTATGCTGATGGGAGCAGGAGATGCCATTGTGCAACAGCATGATCTATCGTCACTTCGTCATGTGCTATCAGTTGGAGAACCCTTAAACCCAGAGGTTATCAAATGGGGGATGCAGGTGTTCAATAAACGTATCCATGATACTTGGTGGATGACGGAAACTGGTGCTCAGATGATCTGTAACTATGGCTGCTTACCAATTAAACCAGGGTCAATGGGTAAACCACTACCTGGAATTGAAGCAGCTATTATAGATAACCAAGGTAATGTAGTACCGCCTTATACAATGGGAAATCTAGCACTCAAAAAGGGCTGGCCATCTATGATGCGTCAAGTATGGAACAACAAAGAGAAGTTCGATTCCTATTTTATAAACGATGAATGGTACTTCTCAGGAGATTCAGCATACATGGATGAGGAAGGATATTATTGGTTCCAAGGTCGAGTGGATGATGTAATCATGACATCTGGCGAACGCGTCGGACCATTTGAAGTGGAAAGCAAATTACTAGAGCATCCAGCTATTTTAGAAGCTGGAGTTATAGGAAAACCAGATCCTGTTCGTGGTGAAATCATTAAAGCCTTTGTTGCGTTAAACGAAGGATATGAACCATCTGACGAACTTATAACAGATATTCAACAATTTGTGAAAAAAGGCCTTGCAGCACATGCGGCACCTAGAGAAATCGAATTCAAAGATAAGCTTCCAAAAACAAGAAGTGGTAAAATCATGCGCCGTGTATTAAAAGCTTGGGAGTTAAAGCTGCCAACAGGCGATTTATCTACCATGGAAGACTAA
- a CDS encoding GNAT family N-acetyltransferase, producing the protein MIHSKTYNAVQKETIHGTVVIEGPIPSEEIARLQFHEDLVAFRAPSQQHQAIIEIAKLPEGRIIIVRDQETIVGYCTYLHPDPLERWSQGNMENLIELGAIEVIPKFRGTGVGKTLLRVSMMDDAMEDYITITTEYYWHWDLKGTGLNVWEYRKVMEKMMQAGGLEYFATDDPEISSHPANCLMAKIGSRVDTESIQQFDQLRFMNRFMY; encoded by the coding sequence GTGATTCATTCTAAAACGTATAATGCAGTGCAGAAAGAAACGATACATGGCACTGTCGTTATTGAAGGTCCTATTCCTTCCGAGGAAATTGCCAGGTTACAATTCCATGAGGATTTAGTAGCTTTTCGTGCACCCTCTCAGCAGCATCAAGCAATTATTGAAATTGCCAAGTTGCCTGAGGGAAGAATAATTATTGTGCGAGATCAAGAGACTATTGTAGGGTATTGTACATACTTGCATCCAGATCCTTTAGAAAGATGGTCGCAAGGGAATATGGAAAATTTGATAGAGTTAGGGGCTATCGAGGTAATACCAAAATTCCGTGGCACTGGAGTTGGAAAAACACTCCTCCGTGTATCGATGATGGATGATGCAATGGAAGATTATATTACGATTACGACAGAGTATTACTGGCACTGGGATTTAAAAGGCACTGGTTTAAATGTTTGGGAATACAGAAAAGTCATGGAGAAAATGATGCAAGCAGGTGGACTTGAGTATTTTGCAACAGACGATCCTGAGATTAGCTCCCATCCTGCCAATTGTTTAATGGCTAAAATTGGTAGCAGAGTTGATACTGAATCCATCCAGCAATTTGACCAATTACGTTTTATGAATCGTTTTATGTATTAA
- a CDS encoding acetoin utilization AcuB family protein: MLVEQIMNISVPSLTPGHTINDALQLLKEKKIRHLPIINDKRQVLGVVTDRDLKEATPSTLQNVSDPEIYNRTLEEIMTKNPITGHPLDFVEETASIFYDNRIGCLPIVSHGKLVGMITESDLLYKFIELTGVHQPGSQIEIRVPNKPGVLFGVSKVFHDQKVNVLSVLVYPDKDKSDYKILVLRVKTINPLVLIEAIRAEGYEVLWPNHPGLGL; encoded by the coding sequence ATGCTAGTTGAACAAATCATGAATATTTCCGTACCGAGTTTAACACCGGGACATACGATAAATGATGCATTACAATTACTCAAAGAGAAGAAAATACGTCATTTACCAATCATTAATGACAAACGACAAGTACTTGGCGTCGTGACCGATCGAGACTTAAAAGAAGCAACTCCTTCTACACTACAAAATGTATCGGACCCAGAAATATATAATCGTACATTAGAAGAAATTATGACCAAAAACCCGATAACGGGTCATCCTTTAGACTTCGTGGAGGAAACAGCTAGTATCTTTTATGATAATCGAATTGGTTGTTTACCAATCGTATCACATGGAAAACTTGTAGGAATGATCACCGAGTCCGATTTACTATACAAATTTATCGAACTAACAGGTGTTCATCAGCCAGGATCCCAAATTGAAATCCGAGTTCCTAACAAGCCTGGTGTTCTGTTCGGCGTTTCTAAAGTTTTTCACGATCAAAAAGTAAATGTGTTAAGTGTATTAGTTTATCCTGATAAAGATAAAAGTGATTATAAAATCTTAGTGCTCCGTGTAAAGACTATAAACCCACTTGTACTTATTGAAGCTATTCGAGCAGAGGGCTACGAGGTATTATGGCCAAATCATCCGGGACTAGGGCTATGA
- a CDS encoding acetoin utilization protein AcuC, giving the protein MKNAVFVFSEDQLGYKFSDTHPFNQKRLTLTVDLLKEINALSLSEIVPPRMATDEELLLVHDANYIEIVKEASKENADSTKYESYGIGTEDTPIFPDMHEASAILVGGTLTAVDYVMEGKSSHAVNLGGGLHHGFRGRASGFCVYNDSSVAIKYMQEKYNARVLYIDTDAHHGDGVQWSFYDDPNVCTISIHETGRYLFPGTGNITERGSGEGYGTSFNFPIDAFTEDESFLDIYRTSFREIVEAFKPDVILSQNGADAHYFDPLTHLYGTMKIYQEIPKLAHELAHEFCDGKWIAVGGGGYDIWRVVPRAWSYVWMEMNDFQLPVGELPKNWLDKWSKESPIPLIPTWLDPDPLYEAIPRKIEITEKNKQMLDKALYQLRNQQSFKKNQ; this is encoded by the coding sequence ATGAAAAATGCTGTATTTGTTTTTTCCGAGGACCAGTTAGGCTACAAGTTTTCGGATACTCATCCATTCAATCAAAAAAGACTCACATTAACCGTTGATCTACTAAAAGAAATAAATGCTTTATCTTTATCAGAAATAGTCCCTCCTAGAATGGCTACAGACGAGGAACTACTTCTCGTCCATGATGCAAACTATATTGAGATAGTAAAGGAAGCAAGCAAGGAAAACGCAGATAGTACTAAATATGAAAGCTATGGTATTGGCACTGAGGATACCCCTATCTTTCCGGATATGCATGAAGCAAGTGCAATTCTAGTCGGAGGCACTTTGACCGCAGTTGACTATGTGATGGAAGGGAAATCTTCCCATGCGGTGAATTTAGGTGGCGGTCTTCATCACGGTTTCAGAGGACGTGCATCTGGTTTTTGTGTATATAATGATAGTTCTGTTGCTATTAAGTATATGCAAGAAAAGTATAATGCACGTGTTCTTTACATAGATACAGATGCGCATCACGGAGACGGAGTTCAATGGAGTTTTTATGATGATCCAAATGTGTGTACCATTTCGATTCATGAAACAGGAAGATATCTATTCCCAGGGACTGGGAATATCACGGAAAGAGGCTCCGGAGAAGGTTATGGTACCTCCTTTAATTTCCCTATTGATGCTTTTACAGAGGATGAGTCCTTTTTAGATATTTATCGGACAAGTTTTCGAGAAATTGTGGAAGCATTTAAGCCAGATGTTATTCTTAGCCAAAATGGTGCTGATGCTCATTATTTTGATCCACTTACCCATCTATATGGGACGATGAAAATCTATCAAGAGATTCCGAAGCTCGCTCATGAGCTTGCCCATGAATTTTGCGATGGTAAATGGATTGCAGTTGGTGGTGGTGGCTACGATATATGGAGAGTAGTACCTCGTGCATGGTCCTACGTATGGATGGAGATGAATGACTTTCAACTTCCAGTAGGCGAGTTACCAAAGAACTGGTTAGATAAATGGTCTAAAGAGTCGCCTATCCCACTCATCCCTACTTGGTTAGATCCGGATCCTCTTTACGAAGCTATTCCACGTAAGATAGAAATTACGGAAAAGAATAAACAAATGCTTGATAAAGCACTTTATCAGTTGCGGAATCAGCAATCATTTAAGAAAAACCAGTAA
- the ccpA gene encoding catabolite control protein A, protein MTITIYDVAREANVSMATVSRVVNGNQNVKPATRQKVLAVIERLDYRPNAVARGLASKKTKTVGVIIPDISNVFYAELVRGIEDIATMYRYNIILTNSDQQEDKEVQLLSTLLSKQVDGVVMMSDEISPEMLHEMKRASVPIVLAGTVETSNSFPSVNIEYHEAAVDAVNRLIKNGHTRIAFVSGSIDSTITRLYNLSGYEKALNEAGVEIDTDLIVGVNNTYDDGLVAWEQLRELKDPPTAFFAGNDEIAIGLIHGAQDNGLSVPEDIEVISFENSKLTRMVRPQLTSVVLPLYDIGAVSMRLLTKHMNKENIEEDTVILPHWIEERKSVK, encoded by the coding sequence TTGACTATTACAATTTACGATGTTGCAAGAGAGGCAAACGTATCAATGGCAACTGTTTCACGTGTTGTAAATGGAAACCAGAATGTGAAGCCAGCTACACGTCAAAAAGTTTTGGCGGTAATTGAACGACTGGATTATCGACCGAATGCTGTTGCACGAGGATTAGCAAGTAAAAAGACAAAAACGGTCGGCGTTATCATTCCAGATATTTCGAATGTATTTTATGCAGAGCTTGTTCGTGGTATAGAAGATATTGCAACAATGTATCGTTACAACATCATTTTAACAAACTCCGATCAGCAAGAAGATAAAGAAGTACAATTACTGTCCACTTTATTAAGTAAGCAAGTAGATGGGGTAGTTATGATGAGCGATGAAATATCGCCTGAAATGTTGCATGAAATGAAAAGAGCAAGCGTTCCGATTGTTTTAGCAGGAACAGTGGAAACATCTAACTCGTTTCCTTCCGTAAATATTGAATATCATGAAGCAGCAGTGGATGCAGTTAATCGTCTTATCAAAAATGGTCATACTCGGATTGCATTTGTATCTGGATCTATTGATAGCACAATTACTAGATTATACAACTTATCAGGTTATGAAAAAGCGTTAAATGAGGCAGGTGTCGAAATTGACACAGATCTAATTGTTGGAGTCAATAATACATACGACGATGGTCTTGTTGCATGGGAGCAGTTACGAGAACTAAAGGATCCTCCAACAGCTTTTTTTGCCGGTAATGATGAAATTGCTATTGGCTTGATCCATGGAGCACAAGATAACGGTTTAAGTGTACCAGAGGATATCGAAGTAATAAGCTTTGAAAACTCAAAATTAACAAGAATGGTTAGACCTCAACTAACGAGTGTCGTATTACCTTTGTATGATATTGGTGCAGTTTCTATGAGGCTGTTGACGAAGCATATGAACAAAGAGAATATCGAAGAAGATACGGTTATTCTTCCGCATTGGATTGAGGAAAGAAAATCAGTGAAGTAA
- a CDS encoding bifunctional 3-deoxy-7-phosphoheptulonate synthase/chorismate mutase has translation MSHVDLDALRARVDEINVEILQLINERTGVIQEIGKVKEKQGVNRYDPLRERHMLDHLKENNAGPLPQSTVEHIFKEIFKTALELQVDDQKKALLVSRKRKPEDTIVNINGEQIGTGTPSFVFGPCSVESYTQVAEVAAAIQSKGLKLIRGGAYKPRTSPYDFQGLGLEGLKILKKISKEFGLSTVSEIVTPSHLDEALDYIDVVQIGARNMQNFELLKAVGSINKPVLLKRGMAATLDEFIHAAEYIMSQGNDQIILCERGIRTYERATRNTLDISAVPILKQETHLPVFVDVTHSTGRRDILLPAAKAAIAIGADGVMAEVHPDPAVALSDAAQQMNLQQFDEFYDSVQKFLKNHEIHA, from the coding sequence ATGAGTCATGTAGATTTAGACGCTTTACGCGCGCGTGTTGATGAGATTAACGTAGAGATTTTACAGTTAATCAACGAAAGAACTGGTGTTATTCAAGAGATTGGTAAAGTAAAAGAAAAGCAAGGTGTTAATAGATATGATCCTCTTCGCGAAAGACATATGTTAGACCACTTGAAAGAAAATAACGCTGGACCACTTCCACAATCAACGGTTGAGCATATTTTTAAAGAAATTTTTAAAACTGCTTTGGAATTACAGGTGGACGATCAAAAGAAAGCACTTCTTGTTTCTCGTAAAAGAAAACCAGAAGACACAATTGTCAATATTAACGGGGAACAAATTGGAACAGGAACACCATCATTTGTATTTGGTCCTTGTTCAGTTGAATCCTATACTCAAGTAGCAGAAGTAGCAGCAGCTATCCAGTCTAAAGGGTTAAAGCTAATCCGTGGTGGAGCATATAAACCACGTACTTCTCCTTATGATTTCCAAGGACTAGGGTTAGAAGGTTTAAAAATATTAAAGAAAATTTCTAAAGAATTTGGATTGTCTACAGTCTCTGAGATTGTTACGCCAAGTCATTTGGATGAAGCACTTGATTATATTGATGTAGTACAAATTGGTGCTCGTAATATGCAAAACTTTGAATTATTAAAAGCTGTAGGATCTATCAATAAACCAGTCCTTTTAAAAAGAGGAATGGCTGCTACATTAGATGAATTCATTCATGCGGCTGAATATATTATGTCTCAAGGTAATGACCAAATTATCCTATGTGAACGCGGTATTCGTACTTATGAGCGTGCAACTCGAAACACATTAGACATTTCGGCTGTGCCAATTTTAAAACAAGAAACACATTTACCGGTATTTGTGGATGTAACGCATTCAACTGGTCGTCGTGATATTCTTCTACCTGCTGCAAAAGCTGCAATTGCAATTGGAGCAGACGGAGTAATGGCGGAGGTACATCCAGATCCAGCGGTAGCGTTATCGGATGCTGCACAACAAATGAACTTACAACAATTTGATGAGTTTTATGATTCCGTTCAAAAATTCTTGAAAAATCATGAGATTCATGCCTAG